A single window of Streptomyces cathayae DNA harbors:
- a CDS encoding serine hydrolase domain-containing protein, whose translation MVLRRLSLSAAVLALAVSAVPPAVASPSVPPPSAGDRSVQQGADALRDAGVTGVSVRLETPRGTVTARSGVGDLVSGRPVPEDGHLRLGSVTKTFVATVVLQLVDEGRLSLDRTVERLLPGVVTGAGNDGDAITLRDLLQHTSGLYDYTADVFPEYSAATYYAHRRHAYRPAQLVALAMRHEPAFPPGTDWEYSNTNYVLAGMIIEKVTGRSWEQEVRDRVLRPLGLRHTDIPGTRPFLPQPHAANHQQFTPDGPMVDTTIPYRPFDLGADGAMTGTARDLNRFLTALVRGRLLEPATLAVMRTTVPMPRDSDHPAGTRSGLGLFFTPLSCGGGYLGHGGSGFGYLVRAATTTDGRRSVTVSVHSRPGDAGTADRQEEVLRDLVDRALCRPV comes from the coding sequence ATGGTTCTTCGTCGATTGTCGTTGTCCGCCGCTGTCCTGGCGCTGGCTGTGTCGGCCGTCCCGCCCGCCGTGGCCTCGCCGTCCGTGCCGCCTCCTTCGGCCGGGGACCGGTCCGTGCAGCAGGGCGCCGACGCGCTGCGTGATGCCGGGGTCACGGGGGTCTCGGTCCGGCTGGAGACTCCCCGGGGGACCGTCACCGCCCGCTCCGGTGTGGGGGACCTGGTCAGTGGCCGTCCGGTTCCCGAGGACGGCCATCTGCGTCTGGGCAGTGTCACCAAGACGTTCGTCGCGACCGTCGTGCTGCAACTGGTGGACGAGGGGCGGCTGTCGCTCGACCGGACGGTGGAGCGATTACTGCCCGGGGTGGTGACCGGCGCCGGCAACGACGGCGATGCGATCACGCTCCGCGACCTGCTGCAGCACACCAGCGGACTGTACGACTACACGGCCGACGTGTTCCCCGAGTACAGCGCCGCGACGTACTACGCCCACCGCCGGCACGCCTACCGGCCCGCGCAGCTGGTCGCCCTGGCCATGCGCCACGAGCCCGCCTTCCCGCCGGGAACGGACTGGGAGTACTCCAACACGAACTACGTCCTCGCCGGGATGATCATCGAGAAGGTCACCGGCCGCTCCTGGGAGCAGGAGGTCCGCGACCGCGTCCTGCGCCCCCTCGGACTGCGGCACACGGACATCCCCGGCACCCGGCCCTTCCTGCCGCAGCCGCACGCGGCCAACCACCAGCAGTTCACCCCGGACGGTCCGATGGTCGACACCACGATCCCCTACCGTCCCTTCGACCTCGGGGCCGACGGAGCGATGACCGGCACGGCCCGCGACCTCAACCGCTTCCTCACCGCCCTGGTCCGCGGCCGGCTGCTGGAACCCGCCACCCTCGCCGTCATGCGGACCACCGTCCCGATGCCCCGGGACAGTGACCATCCGGCGGGCACCCGAAGCGGCCTGGGGCTGTTCTTCACGCCCTTGTCCTGCGGCGGCGGGTACCTCGGTCACGGGGGAAGCGGATTCGGCTACCTCGTCCGGGCCGCCACCACGACGGACGGCCGGCGCAGCGTCACCGTCTCCGTGCACAGCCGCCCGGGAGACGCGGGCACGGCGGACCGCCAGGAGGAGGTTCTGCGCGACCTCGTCGACCGCGCCCTCTGCCGTCCCGTGTGA
- a CDS encoding YbjN domain-containing protein, with product MSIDPSSIPNFGGQPEPQPQGPAGPVVPDQDLVKQLLDQMELKYVVDDEGDLAAPWEQFRTYFMFRGEDDQQIFSVRTFYDRPHQIEEKQQLLESIDDWNRRTLWPKVYTHTHDDGTVRLIGEAQTLIGMGVSLEHFVSSTVSWVRAAIEFDKWLVEQLGLEQEIDDAEKPDDE from the coding sequence ATGTCCATCGACCCGTCCTCGATTCCCAATTTCGGGGGCCAGCCCGAGCCGCAGCCCCAAGGACCGGCGGGCCCCGTCGTCCCGGATCAGGACCTCGTGAAGCAGCTCCTCGACCAGATGGAGCTCAAGTACGTCGTCGACGACGAGGGTGACCTCGCGGCGCCGTGGGAGCAGTTCCGCACCTACTTCATGTTCCGTGGGGAGGACGACCAGCAGATCTTCTCCGTGCGGACCTTCTACGACCGCCCGCACCAGATCGAGGAGAAGCAGCAGCTGCTCGAGTCGATCGACGACTGGAACCGCCGCACTCTGTGGCCCAAGGTCTACACCCACACCCACGACGACGGCACCGTCCGTCTCATCGGTGAGGCCCAGACGCTGATCGGCATGGGCGTCAGCCTGGAGCACTTCGTCTCCTCGACGGTCAGCTGGGTGCGGGCCGCGATCGAGTTCGACAAGTGGCTCGTCGAGCAGCTCGGCCTGGAGCAGGAGATCGACGACGCGGAGAAGCCCGACGACGAGTAG